ACCAAGATGTGTATAATTTCTTTATCATTCAAACAAGAAGCAGACcccaagaaagagaaaataaaggaGATCAATATTTTCCAAATACCTAAATgatgatatttatataaataaatattcgcTAAAATTTATATACTCCATAAAAATGATGGCATTGCAAGTTTGCAGACACCATATGATACAGCATCTGATCGGAAACACTTATTGCCAGCATCAGCTACAGGCACCGCGTGAAGCTTACATTGGCCACAGTTCCACCAAGCATAGCCTTCTTCACATTTGATTTAAACAACTGGGGATTATCTCTCAACACAGAAGCAGCCTCGAGATTAAGGGGATCCTCATGGTTTGGTTCCTGCACAGGTGGATGAAGTGACTGTATACtcgttgtatatatatatatatatatgtgacaAACTAAGATGTTGCAGAGAACCATACTGTACCTCGAAAAGAAGATATAATCCATAGATAATTGTGTTAATGTTGAGAACAGGTTTCCAATCTTCTCTAAGTACGTTGAGGCATACATTACCCTCCAAATCAATATTAGGATGATATACCTGCATCTCACACAGAAAGCTGATGAGAATCATTTTCTCTGGTGCATGCCAGAATATATACAAGTGTAAAAGAAGGAAAAACAGCTGTACCTTGGTCTTGCACTTGACTTTTGGTGGTTCATGTGGATAAATTGATGGAACCTGGAAAGAGAACAAAAATTTTCCTCCACTGCAACAACAAAACCAGGTTTGTTTGGATGAGAATCGACACGATTGTGCAGTCATTACATTAACTGAAAACTGAGAGGGCAGAAAACTAGAATGCAGCTACATGAACAACTATGCTCCATATACAAGTCCTGAACTCTATATTAAGTGGAGGGGGGGAGTAGTAATCAGTTGTGCAGTAGGAATTACTTACGCATAATATCCACCATCAGGCTGAATTTTAATCTCAAAGCTCATCAACTTATCCTTTCCATCTGGAAATGATATTGTACAAGAACGGGGCAGGTTCAGCTCGGTAATGTCTGCAAAAAGTGAGTTGGAAGGGGGTAAGTCTCAGGTGAGAGTGTTTCACCATAACAAAGACTGAAAGGAAGTTTCGTATGAAACAACCGATAGACCACGAAAAGAATAATACAATGGAATACTGCACTCACAGTCTAGCATTCTCAAACAAATTCAGAcacccaaaaacaaaaaaacaaaatgagaaaaacaaCATTCTTGATCAATCACATAATCTATTAGTACTTGAAAGAGAACAGGCTCCAAAACTATTTCCAAATATGGAAGATAGCTTTTTAAGtatgtaaaaaaataacacTGCTCATAAATCTCAATAATATCCTTCTTGGAATGCGTAAAGTAATGAGATCATCAGCATCTTCCCTTTCTTTTATTAATGCTGGAAATCACTAACACTACATGTTCACAGACAGATAATTTCCATAATTGACATCAGTTTGCTGATGCTTCACATCCAGCAGCACTCAATCTACAATATATTTTCATCCTCCTGGGACTGGAGGCCTAGATTTGACATTATAGACAAACTACATAAAAGTTGCCTTGATGATTTCAAGCACTATGTACCAGCTAATAGAGAATCTAGCAAATTTTCCAATAGGGTGCTTTTATTGTCTGCTTTAGTATCTCTAGACTAGGTTTAGAGATTAAACTATCAATTGTCATGAGTTTTCCAACTAAGTGATTTATGGAGTTCCTTTCTACAATGAGAAAAATTTCGAATTCATTTATATGTTCTTTCATCCttatattcatgataatatacTAGATATTTCCATGCTGATTACTGCATCAAAGGACATGTTGCTCTGATAACTGATTTTATATTTCAAACGAACAAATGCATGATGCTCAAATAAAATACTCCAAATAACATTGCAAAAGATGTTGCAGAAACAACATACAGGAGTTAAAGACCATGCAAAAAGATTATGTGATCAAAACCTTTGCGTAGACGCAGTTCCCCAGCAGTCTGCTTGTTACAAGGACCCCTAGCATTGCCTTTCTCAGTATCCTCTCTTTGCTTCTCTTTTACTTTGAATAATTTAATCATTGTTTCCTAAAACAAATTACAAGTCAATTCCATGAGTATATTTGTCCAGAAATAACTTGAAAAGTGAAACAGAGTTCACAAGATGCAAACAGTGTATTTCTACAAAAGATCATTAACCAACAGCAATGATGAAAGTTAAAGATGATTCAATTTTGTGTAGTCCACAGCTCTATTTGGGCAAAGTAGGGTATTTGTACCAGTCATGAAGATCAATGTAAATAACCTGTCGAAACCTCCTACATAAAGAGCAATGTACTTCTAAGCAAGTTCATGGTTTTGTATATGATTGGGAAGACTCGTACGACATATTTCAGTATGTACATTCTTATTAGAGCAAAACTCTTTAACTTTCTTTAGAAATCAACgttaattttttctcaaaatttcaatAACTCAGCGTAAAGATCAATGTAGGTATCATCAAAAAAACCATTACTAGAGTCCTAAATTATGTGTAAAAGCCATTACAAATAAACAGATAAATAAAAATCCAATCTAATGTCAGCAACATAAAACAAAGAACCAGTATGGAAACCAAAACTTT
This window of the Solanum pennellii chromosome 2, SPENNV200 genome carries:
- the LOC107010475 gene encoding probable NEDD8-conjugating enzyme Ubc12-like — protein: MIKLFKVKEKQREDTEKGNARGPCNKQTAGELRLRKDITELNLPRSCTISFPDGKDKLMSFEIKIQPDGGYYAGGKFLFSFQVPSIYPHEPPKVKCKTKVYHPNIDLEGNVCLNVLREDWKPVLNINTIIYGLYLLFEEPNHEDPLNLEAASVLRDNPQLFKSNVKKAMLGGTVANVSFTRCL